A stretch of Lactuca sativa cultivar Salinas chromosome 6, Lsat_Salinas_v11, whole genome shotgun sequence DNA encodes these proteins:
- the LOC111900366 gene encoding short-chain dehydrogenase TIC 32, chloroplastic, with protein MWIFGKKGESGFSSSSTAEEVTHGIDGSRLTAIVTGATGGIGAETARVLALRGVHVVMAVRNTEICRKVKENILTESPDAKVDIMELDLSSQASVRDFATRYRSSGLPLHILINNAGVLAPKFTLSKDKTELHFATNHLGHFLLTNLLLETMKITCHEQKTEGKIINISSEAHRLVRNPTFSDQINDESSYNHIYAYGLSKLANILHAREVSRLLKEEGVDYITTNSLHPGFIITDLFRNYSILSVIFNSVLKYMAKDVSQGAATTCYLALNPKVKGVSGEYFCDSNLVKPSSKAADPELAKELWEFSLTLTASK; from the exons ATGTGGATTTTCGGAAAGAAAGGGGAATCGGGATTTTCATCTTCTTCAACAGCGGAGGAAGTTACCCATGGAATCGATGGATCTCGTCTCACCGCCATTGTTACCG GAGCTACCGGTGGTATCGGAGCTGAGACAGCACGAGTCCTTGCTCTACGCGGTGTACATGTAGTTATGGCAGTAAGAAACACCGAAATCTGTAGAAAAGTTAAAGAAAATATACTTACTGAATCACCTGATGCTAAAGTCGACATAATGGAGCTTGATCTCAGCTCTCAGGCATCCGTACGGGATTTTGCAACCAGATATCGTTCTTCAGGCCTTCCCCTACACATTCTAAT TAACAACGCAGGGGTTTTGGCGCCAAAATTCACGCTCTCGAAGGACAAAACCGAACTACATTTTGCAACAAATCATTTAG GTCATTTTCTTTTGACGAATCTGTTGCTGGAGACGATGAAGATTACTTGTCACGAACAAAAAACTGAAGGAAAAATCATCAACATATCATCCGAAGCTCATCGTCTTGTGCGCAATCCAACTTTCTCTGATCAAATTAACGACGAATCAAG TTATAACCATATATATGCTTATGGATTATCAAAACTGGCTAATATACTTCATGCGAGAGAAGTATCGAGGCTTTTGAAG GAGGAAGGAGTCGATtatatcaccacaaactcattaCATCCAGGATTCATTATCACCGATCTTTTTCGTAACTATAGTATTTTGTCGG TAATCTTCAACTCTGTTCTCAAATACATGGCAAAGGATGTTTCACAG GGAGCTGCAACTACATGCTATCTGGCATTGAATCCAAAGGTGAAAGGGGTGAGTGGTGAGTATTTTTGTGACAGTAATTTGGTAAAACCATCGTCGAAAGCTGCGGATCCTGAGTTAGCAAAGGAGTTGTGGGAGTTTAGTTTGACTTTGACCGCCTCCAAATGA
- the LOC111900365 gene encoding BTB/POZ domain-containing protein At5g41330 encodes MPPFSQSGPLSIAFSHNNHNFDKPNHHSSTNVVTIDVGGQLFQTTKQTLTLAGSNTLFSNLFSSYDQIPFIDRDPDLFSILLSVLRTGNFPSKAKSFDIQDIISEAEFYGIDHLLVQSHSNPSQFDAFNLQKSTILPLSGRDSPSVIATTPYGSAHVAHGSKITSFDWSLQRKSTILTPFTAIDSLLSLSSNVVAAGATDFSGLQVINLDMGSVVQSLNWENMTRSSSTVQAIGSSPEFLFTSFESGRRNSNSIMVYDINDGFRVVSEIARNEIFGADLDSAIPSTKLSWVSSLNLLMASGSHSGASGVSGNIKFLDIRSGDIVWEIKEKSDCFSDITVSDTLSAVFKIGVNSGDVSYIDFRHIDSDNSWNCLGDTKKTIKGKKEGFGCKIESHGNQVFCSKEGELEVWSEVFMGGSKNGKNERVFRKNVLGRTKDLGGNRVTNLGFSGNKMFVTRKDQQSVEVWESSRKGF; translated from the coding sequence ATGCCTCCTTTTTCACAATCAGGCCCTCTCTCGATTGCGTTTTCCCACAATAATCACAATTTTGACAAACCCAACCACCATTCATCCACCAATGTCGTCACAATTGACGTCGGAGGTCAGCTCTTTCAAACCACcaaacaaaccctaaccctagctggCTCCAACACCCTCTTCTCCAATCTCTTCAGTTCTTACGATCAAATCCCGTTTATCGACAGAGACCCTGATCTTTTCTCAATCCTTCTTTCCGTTTTACGAACTGGTAATTTCCCATCGAAAGCTAAATCTTTCGACATCCAAGATATCATCTCTGAAGCAGAGTTTTACGGGATTGATCATCTTCTTGTTCAATCTCACTCAAACCCATCTCAATTCGACGCATTCAATCTCCAAAAATCAACAATTTTGCCTCTCAGTGGCAGAGATTCACCTTCGGTTATCGCGACAACACCTTATGGCTCAGCTCATGTCGCGCATGGAAGCAAAATCACGTCTTTTGATTGGTCGTTGCAAAGAAAGTCAACAATTTTGACCCCATTCACAGCTATCGATTCTTTGTTATCGTTATCATCGAACGTAGTTGCAGCAGGCGCGACTGATTTCTCCGGGCTGCAAGTTATTAACCTTGATATGGGTTCTGTTGTGCAAAGTTTGAATTGGGAAAACATGACTCGATCAAGCTCAACTGTTCAAGCAATCGGGAGCTCCCCTGAGTTCTTATTTACAAGTTTCGAATCAGGTCGTAGGAATTCAAATTCCATCATGGTCTATGACATAAACGATGGTTTCAGAGTCGTTTCCGAGATTGCACGTAATGAAATCTTTGGTGCTGATCTTGATTCCGCGATTCCATCGACAAAGTTAAGCTGGGTTTCTAGCCTTAATCTGTTAATGGCGTCAGGATCTCATAGTGGGGCATCTGGGGTTTCTGGAAACATAAAGTTTTTGGACATTAGATCCGGCGACATCGTGTgggaaatcaaagaaaaatccgATTGTTTTTCAGATATCACAGTTTCAGACACCCTTTCGGCTGTTTTCAAGATTGGGGTAAACTCAGGTGATGTGTCATACATTGATTTCAGGCACATTGATTCTGATAACTCATGGAATTGCCTTGGTGACACGAAGAAGACAATTAAAGGGAAGAAAGAAGGGTTTGGTTGCAAGATTGAAAGCCATGGAAATCAGGTGTTTTGTAGTAAAGAAGGTGAATTGGAGGTATGGTCGGAAGTTTTCATGGGTGGTTCTAAAAATGGTAAAAACGAAAGAGTTTTTAGAAAGAATGTTTTAGGAAGAACAAAGGACTTGGGAGGAAATAGGGTTACGAATTTGGGTTTTAGCGGAAACAAAATGTTTGTGACTAGAAAAGATCAACAATCCGTGGAAGTCTGGGAAAGCTCAAGAAAAGGATTTTGA